In the Mauremys mutica isolate MM-2020 ecotype Southern chromosome 13, ASM2049712v1, whole genome shotgun sequence genome, one interval contains:
- the RAB22A gene encoding ras-related protein Rab-22A — MALRELKVCLLGDTGVGKSSIVWRFVEDSFDPNINPTIGASFMTKTVQYQNELHKFLIWDTAGQERFRALAPMYYRGSAAAIIVYDITKEETFSTLKNWVKELRQHGPPNIVVAIAGNKCDLNDVREVMEKDAKDYADSIHAIFVETSAKNAININELFIEISRRIPSTDTNPPSSSKGFKLRRQPSVTKRSCC; from the exons GACACTGGTGTAGGCAAATCAAGTATTGTGTGGCGATTTGTAGAAGACAGCTTTGATCCTAACATCAACCCAACGATAGG AGCATCTTTTATGACAAAGACTGTGCAGTATCAAAATGAGTTGCATAAATTCCTAATCTGGGATACAGCTGGACAGGAACGA TTCCGTGCTTTAGCACCAATGTACTACCGAGGCTCAGCAGCAGCTATTATAGTTTATGACATCACAAAAGAG GAAACCTTCTCAACATTAAAGAACTGGGTGAAAGAACTTCGACAACATGGACCTCCAAACATTGTTGTAGCTATTGCAGGAAATAAGTGTGACCTTAATGATGTAAG agaAGTCATGGAAAAAGATGCTAAAGACTATGCAGATTCCATCCATGCCATATTTGTAGAGACCAGTGCTAAAAATGCAATTAACATAAATGAACTCTTTATAGAAATTA gTCGTAGAATTCCATCAACTGACACCAACCCCCCATCTAGCAGTAAGGGCTTCAAACTTAGAAGACAGCCTTCAGTGACAAAACGCAGCTGTTGTTGA